The following is a genomic window from Nitrososphaerota archaeon.
GACTTCACCTACATCCTGACGGCCGGGATCCTCGTGGGGATAGGGGTCGCCCTGGCCGCCCGGTGGGTCCAGCAGCACATCACGGACACCGTCACCCAGGTGGTGCTCACTTTGGTGGCCGTGTACGGCGCCTACGCGCTGGCGTACTCCATAGGCGCGTCCGGGCTCATCGCGGTCGCCGTCACCGGGCTCCTGTACGGGAACACGATACCGTTCAACGTGGAGAGCAAGAGGGTCGCGGCTGCGACGAAGGACTTCTGGGAGATAATCGCCTTCGTGGCCAACGCGGCCGCCTTCTTCTTCATAGGGGTGAGCACCGACATATTCCTCCTCGCCTCGAGCCTCGGGGCGTTCCTGGTCGCGTACGCCGTCGTCGTGATGGCGAGGATAACCTCCGTCTACCCGATCCTGAGCCTCTCGAAGGTGGAGGGCTCGCCTATCCCGTCGACCTGGATGAACACCACGGCCCTCGGGGGGATGAGGGGTGCCCTGGCCATCGCCCTGGTCTCGGCCATACCGGTGGCGACGAGGCAGCCGGTGGCGACCCTCACCTTCGGGGTGGTGGTGCTCAGCATCCTCCTGCAGGGGCCGCTCCTGACCAGGTACACCCGGAGGATCTTCGGGCGGCAGGAGACGCTGCAGGACTTCCAGCCCCCCGCCAGCGCGGAGGACGAAGAGGCGGGCCCGCCCGCGGAGCCTTTATCATCCGACCCCGCGAAGCGGGACGAAGGATGAGCTTCGACGAAGTAGTGAGGCTCGGCCAGCAGAGGGGGTTCTTCTTCAAGACGGCCGAAAGCTACCCGAACACCCCGGCCGGGTTCCTCGACTACGGCCCCCTCGGGGTCGGGCTGAAGAACAGGTTCGTCGAGCTCTGGAGGAGGCTGGTGGTGAAGCGGGACGGGATGCTGGAGATAGACGGCTCCCAGATACTCCCGCGCGCCGTCTTCGAGGCGTCGGGGCACCTGGCTGGGTTCACAGACCCGTTCGTGAAGTGCGCGAAGTGCGGCTCCGTCTTCAGGCCGGACAAGCTCGTCGAGGAGAAGACCGGGAAGGCGGTCCCGGAGAAGCTCGGAGACGCTGACTACGACCAGCTGATGGAGAAGTCGGGGGTGAGGTGCCTGAAGTGCGGCTCCAAGCTCTCCGGGACGACGAGGTTCAACATGATGTTCAAGGTGGGGATTGGGCCGGCGCAGGAGGAGGCTTACCTCCGCCCGGAGACATGCCAGAGCATCTTCGTCGACTTCCCCCTGCTCTTCAAGACGCAGAGGGTGAAGCTCCCTGTCGGCATCGCCCAGGTCGGAAGGAGCTTCAGGAACGAGATAGCGCCGAGGCAGGCTCTGATCAGGCTGAGGGAGCTGAACCAGGCGGAGGTCGAGGTGTTCTTCAACCCGAAGAGGGCGGACGACCCGCGCTACGACCGCGACCTGGCGACGGTGCTCTCTTTCAGGCTCCCTGACGGCTCGGACAGGAAGGTCCCCCTGTCGGAGGCTCTGAAGGACGGGATGGTCCCGCACAAGCTCGCGGCCCATCACCTCGCCCTGATAGCGGGGCTCTACGAGGCGGCCGGGATAAAGCAGGAGAACATACGGTTCCGGATCCTCTCCGACGAGGACAGGGCGTTCTATTCCAGGGCCGCCTACGACCTCGAGGTCAGGCTGTCATGGGGGTGGGTGGAGCTGGTCGCCTGCAACTACCGGGGGGACTACGACCTCGGGGGGCACGCCAGGGTGAGCGGGGGGAACTTCTCCGTGGACGACGACGGCGAGAAGGTCCTCCCTCACGTCTTCGAGCTGTCGCTCGGGATAGACAGGAGCATATTCGCGCTCATCGAGTCGTCAATGGCAGGGGAAGGGGATAGGAGGGTCATGGCCCTGAGGCCGTATCTCTCTCCGACGCAGGTCTGCGTCTTCCCCCTGGTGAACAAGGACGGGCTCCAGGAGAAGGCGAAGGAGCTCTATGGGGAGCTGAGGGAGTCGTTCGACGCCTTCTACGACGACTCGGGCGGCATAGGGAGGAGGTACGCCAGGGCGGACGAGGCCGGGGTCCCCGCGTGTGTGACCCTTGACTACGACACCCTGAAGGACGGTACGGTGACCCTCAGGGACAGGGACACCAGGGAGCAGCAGCGGGTCCAGGCGGCCGACCTGCCCTCGAAGCTCGCGGCCCTGACCAGATACCCGCCTATGCGAAGTGAAGCGCGAGCAGGATAGCCAGAGACGCCCAGGCGCCGGCGACCGTCGAGACCACGTTCACGACGTTGTTCTCCACGAACGGGGACCCCCACGTCCTGACCGTCTTCTCTCCGCAGTGCTTCAGGGCCTCGGTCGGCTTCAGGCAGACGATGCAGTAACCTCTGCGCTGGACCGCGGCTCCGGCCAGGCTGTCCACGAGGGCGCCGAACACCCCCCCGGCCAGGCAGAGAATGACGACGTAGTACGGATGCGGGAGGATCCCAAGGAGGGCCCCGAGGACCCCTATCACCAGGGACGCGAACGCCGCCCCTACGAACCCCAGCGGGGAGACCCCGCCCGATGTCCCCGGCCGGACCATCTTGGTCGGGTTGGTGATCAGCCTCGGCTTGCTGTGGCTCAGGAGCCCGAGCTCGGTGGCCGCAGTGTCCGCGGCTGACGCAGATATCGCCCCGAGGAACATGGCGGCGGCGACCGGTCCGGGCTGGACGATGTTCCAGACGGCGACGATGGACGCGAGCCCCCCGTTTGCGAGTATATGGGGCCAGTTGCGAGCCCCTCCCTTCCCCTGGGCCCCGCCGAGCCTGCGCTTGTACCCGTACTTGTAGAGGGTGAACACCACCCCGAGGACGAAGAAGACTGCGACTATGAAGAACCAGTCGAGCCCGCCCCCATAGACCACGGCGA
Proteins encoded in this region:
- a CDS encoding sodium:proton antiporter, coding for MVQTVTVLAVFLLISLFSVLVARKARTPYTTLLVLVGLALSAIPLAGLAGLRGFFNDLANEQLFVGLVLPPLLFESIMSVKVSDFRAVYRPALLMATMGVLVSTLVVGVVLWRVVGFSPLVSFLFAALISPTDVATVLEIFGRANVPTKLATLVEMESVFNDPTGIAIFTVVLTTSAAVSLRAFQAAADFTYILTAGILVGIGVALAARWVQQHITDTVTQVVLTLVAVYGAYALAYSIGASGLIAVAVTGLLYGNTIPFNVESKRVAAATKDFWEIIAFVANAAAFFFIGVSTDIFLLASSLGAFLVAYAVVVMARITSVYPILSLSKVEGSPIPSTWMNTTALGGMRGALAIALVSAIPVATRQPVATLTFGVVVLSILLQGPLLTRYTRRIFGRQETLQDFQPPASAEDEEAGPPAEPLSSDPAKRDEG
- a CDS encoding glycine--tRNA ligase → MSFDEVVRLGQQRGFFFKTAESYPNTPAGFLDYGPLGVGLKNRFVELWRRLVVKRDGMLEIDGSQILPRAVFEASGHLAGFTDPFVKCAKCGSVFRPDKLVEEKTGKAVPEKLGDADYDQLMEKSGVRCLKCGSKLSGTTRFNMMFKVGIGPAQEEAYLRPETCQSIFVDFPLLFKTQRVKLPVGIAQVGRSFRNEIAPRQALIRLRELNQAEVEVFFNPKRADDPRYDRDLATVLSFRLPDGSDRKVPLSEALKDGMVPHKLAAHHLALIAGLYEAAGIKQENIRFRILSDEDRAFYSRAAYDLEVRLSWGWVELVACNYRGDYDLGGHARVSGGNFSVDDDGEKVLPHVFELSLGIDRSIFALIESSMAGEGDRRVMALRPYLSPTQVCVFPLVNKDGLQEKAKELYGELRESFDAFYDDSGGIGRRYARADEAGVPACVTLDYDTLKDGTVTLRDRDTREQQRVQAADLPSKLAALTRYPPMRSEARAG
- a CDS encoding DUF92 domain-containing protein: MLTLLTALFEFFLVVGVALAAVLLNTIDARGFLASAAVGFAVVYGGGLDWFFIVAVFFVLGVVFTLYKYGYKRRLGGAQGKGGARNWPHILANGGLASIVAVWNIVQPGPVAAAMFLGAISASAADTAATELGLLSHSKPRLITNPTKMVRPGTSGGVSPLGFVGAAFASLVIGVLGALLGILPHPYYVVILCLAGGVFGALVDSLAGAAVQRRGYCIVCLKPTEALKHCGEKTVRTWGSPFVENNVVNVVSTVAGAWASLAILLALHFA